Genomic DNA from Chanos chanos chromosome 6, fChaCha1.1, whole genome shotgun sequence:
CACGTTAGCTTCTCAGGATAAACAATCTCCGTTTTTGgcggaaaaaaagaaaggaaaaaaaaaagcaaaaaaaaaaaaaaaaagcaacaattGTACAGTTACACTTTCACAAGCACAACAGAATCTTTCATTAACAGGTGGTGGAGGAGGCGGAAGAGATAGAACTGATCTAAcgttcactctctgtttcccctgttCTTCACATGGGACACTCTGGAGGGTGTTCCACAGGGAGGTACGGAGCTTAGCGATCCCACAGACAATCTTCTGCCATTTCCCCAAGGCGTTCAGCAGCTCCCTGCCCCTGGACTGGGAGGGCAAGGTTCTTGCTCTCTGTTGACAACTGACTGTCAGGTATCAAGCAGCCTGTTGTTAACAGAGGTCTAAAAGCAATTAGGATTAAATGGACCCAGGCCGATTTTGAACTGTGCGAGTCTagaggggagggtggggtggggggaagggTTGCTTGTGAAGAACTTTGGAGGCGCGGTTGATGATGAAGACGACAGGAACGTAGGATAGACAACTGTACAGTTTCACAGAGTGAGCAAGAggatgagtgttttttttgtgtgtgcgtgtgtgtgcgtgtgtgtgtgtgtgtgtatgagagagaggaacatggCAGCAGAAGATGGGGCAGGACTGGGACACACTTCTCCATCCCTCTCAGCTTCTTCGAGACTTTGAGTGTTGGATCAGCCATTGCAGAGTAATGTCTAGAAAACACATGAGAATTGTCATTGAGGGGGTTATtaacaccacacactgtctaaGCATAGCACTGGGCTAAGGTACCAAATAATCAGTAACTAATCAAATGATCGAGAGTATAATTAGTCATGTCTTGTCATAGGATGGATGAGAAATCCAGTCAAATGGAGCAGAATTTAAATATTAGCTCATAGCTACCATATCAGGCTATGTTGACAGCATGCAAAATTGAGCTCTACAGATAAGGCCATGCTACTGTAAGGCTGTGTTCACACGTAACGTCTTTTTTGACGCTGTCAGCATCTGCTTTACATAATAATCCTACGGAGTAGACCGTGTTTTTAAATATGTCCTGGGTGTTTTTTTAAGACTGTCaccggcattttttttttccagctgcaAACAGTTTAGcttctcagaaaaaaatgcGCTACGTCAAGCgcttttttgacagctgaccaatcacaagcgCGACATCACAGCAAGCATTTTTGACTACaccaatcacactacacacgAGTTTTCcgggaagggggcgtggcttctagccCATACTCGAAGGTGACTGGCTTTCGCTAGGTGAAATTTTCGCtcaaactgaacatttttttaattcaagcgAACGCTCATTTCGCGTTGCTCACAGTTTCGCAGCGGTTAACTCTGCCCGTTCGTCTCCTGCCATCGACTATCCGCGCATTCGCGTCGCTCGTACATTTCGCGTAACTGCTCTGCCTGCTTTAGAGTCGCTCAGTTCTAAAACAGGTAGAGAATACTAGCAacgttcttaaaaaaaaaaaaacagacaagaaacaaaaaaaagttagagCGGCAAAGGTAAAAATTAGGAAAACACACCAATCGAACCTTGTGTGAAACAGTAACTCACCTatgttgtctttctctttgcagGAAATGGAGTAGCAACAGATCTCCCTGTCTTGTATTGCTGCCAGGTTCCTGAGaatggaaaagacagagagagagagagagagatatggagtCATATATTACTCTCTTCATCAGAAGCATTAATATCAAAATGTCTTCTTGTGTCATGAATTACCTCCCAAACAGATTTTACAAAATGTACatacaacagagaaaaaaacacccttGGAATTACACTTAATGGAAATATAAACCTAAAAGGGGTTTCATATCAAACCCTGTCATATCAAGACCATTTAAAATGATGCCACTAAGATCAATGGTTACCAATGACAGTTAAGACCGTTAACTGTTCATCACACCTGAAACCAAATCTAGACCATGTCAAACCTCAGAAAGTTCAGCGAAAACCAATTCTTTCCTACAGTAACTCAAAACCGCCAGCAGGGAGCAGTGACTCCTCTGTAAACAGCAAAAACACCCTGAGTCACCGCTGTACCCTAGCGATGATTATGATCTCATTCCAAAGGCTAGGTTTCTGTTGCTGCTGTGTAACCAGTGACTCAGAATAAGAGGGCCAATGGGGGTCGTGCCACACTACAAACAATTGGATTTTGACTGCACACTTTCTTCACGTGAGAGACGCGGCGGGGGGGGGTGAGATGAGGTGGGCTTGTCTAGACAAACTGGGTGGGAGTAGGCCGCAACTTACAATTCACCCGAGCATCCGGCACAGGAAATAAACTGAAACTAGAGCAGGGCTTTATTAAAAGCTCTTACtgacgctgtgtgtgtttttttcattcccacaccataaaaacaaacaaacaaacaagcaaacaagcaaaaaaagaaaaaaacatctgcaCAGTTCAGATTATTATCAAATTACTGTGAGAAACCTTATTAGTAAAATAGTAGCAAAATACAAGTATATTTTACACTTTAATACATCTCTGAGGGTGAGGGTGATAATGAGGGTGGCTGGGGGCTTGTGTCTGTAAAAATCTTTTAGTATTCTGGGATTTCATCTCCTACACCAATGGTTAATTACTGGGACcaaatatgttgttgtttatttgtttatctaaaCAAAAGGCCCTACCACTGTAACTATCCAGAATCTCGTGCTCACTGAGGTGCTATTTCAAGAGTACAAGCGTTGAAGAAAATATTAAGAAAACTACAAGATTTcgctctcattttttttcttcccaacaCTGTGTAAATTCCTTGGGGCATCCTTCTTTCGTCTTGGTTGTGGGGATTTCTTTAGTGGTGCTTTAAAGGGCAACAGGATTTTTAAAATCGAAAGTCTCTATGACAACCCTGCAGCTGACCCAGTGGGCACTGGCGGAGGTGCGTCAGGCAAGACGCTGAGCAGGAAGAACATCACCTGTACAACACactgatctacacacacacacacacacacacacatatatatatatacatataacatCACCTGTACAACACactgatctacacacacacacacacacacacacatatatatatacatataacatCACCTGTACAACACactgatctacacacacacacacatatatatatatataacatcaCCTGTACAACACACTgatctacatacacacacacacacatatatatatatatatatatatatatatatatatatatatatataacatcaCCTGTACAACACactgatctacacacacacacacacacacacacacatatatatatatatatatatatatatatatatagtttccctccttctttttGGTCAAGTCCAGTGCCAATACATGCCgttaacacactgactgacatcaCATCAAAGGAAAATCATTAAATCACTACCCAAACTGCCTGGTTACCAAAAGCCTGCCCCCCTTTCTGGGTCAGCGTTTGAAAAAGACTACTGACGCTCAGTAGTTCAGAACAGAAGCCCTCAGCATTTTTGGACTTTCTGTTGGGCATTTTTGGACTTTTTGAgcattttgatttttgtcttttttgtcagaCCACTGCACCGTTTTTTTGGCACTTTACGAGCAGGCTGCTACTGTCTGTGTCCTGCCTAGAGGATCCCGCTACTAGAGTGGAGTTCTGTTTTCATGAGAGAATATAAAACTTATCTAAAACTTTCATATGTCAGCTTGCATCATTAGGATGAAATTTATTGTTTAGATTAATTGCTTAAGCAAGTAATCCTCAAAATAATCAACTGATTAATCGGTTACAAAATAATCATTAGTAGCGGCactcgcgtgtgtgtgtgtgtgtgtgtgtgtgtgtgtgcgtgtgtgtacagttgGTACAGTTTATTTTGATAGTGACGTAGTTTTGCTCTGACAGAAGACAGGTGCTttggtgtgttgactgtgtgattgtgtcACGTTAACGACAGACAAAACCCTGTGTAAAACAGAGCTGGGATACAGGAGTGTGGTATTCTGACAACAGTTCACTCACATTTTCTCAATGAGCTGCTTCTCATCCAGAGCATTGGGCAGGTCTCTCTTATTACCCAGGACCAACACctgaaagagcaaaaacaaacaaacaaacaaaaacgtcaAAGTTcttcatggaaaaaaagagagagtccCAACGGACAGTTTTTCTCTGCGAAAGGTGACACGCCAAACACAAAGCACGTAGTCAAAGAATGATTGGCAGCCCCGGTCACAGATAATCTGTCACTTATGTTTCCTCTACAGGCTTCAGGTAAAGCTCCGTAGAATCTGTGCATTCGGCAGAATcagctaaaaaaagaaaaaaatgcagaaaaggaGGTACACTCTGTTTAACCAAAGCGCTTGAGCCATGAACAattcccccccccaaaactaaCCAGaaattacacacgcacacagccacaaaaacaaCCTCCGCCCACACATACTTACAGGAATTCCTTGTAACTGTGGTTTATCTAAAAGATTGTGCAGCTCATTTCTGGAAGCTTCTACCTTGTCACGGTCTGCAGCATCAACCATGTATCTAAAAAGAAGAGTTGGGGGAGACTGTTGGTGCCACAGAAGGAGATCTGTGAGTTCAGGTAAggaataactaaataaaataaaataatgataataataataaactcaGCTATCATGCTGAAAATCACCCTTCTCATTTTCAACCTTTAGAGAACGCATGAACTGAAAACACGTAGTGATTTTAATTCTGAGTTTAAATGATCtccttttgtttcatttgcacTCATCTGTTTGCCcagagattcacacacacatacacacacacacccacacacacacacacacacacacagggctgagGGAGTTACTCACACTATAGCATTGACTCCACGACAGTATCTCTCCCACATGCTCCTAAAGCGCGGCTGCCCCCCTATATCCCAGATCTGTCAATAAAAAACAGTCAATTGCACATGATAAGCATGATCTGAACTTTGTGTAACACGTCCAAAAACACGGTTTGCTGATTATGCATGTGTCCCTGTGCTTAGGCTGATGTCTGCAACCACTGGAAAAGACATCATcagaatcaaaaaaaaaaaaaaggggggggggggggtggcagggggGGTGGAGAGATGTGAGCAGAGAAAACATAGGTGGGTGCATTCGTTTAACAAAACCTTAAAAGGTGAAACCGCAGATCAATCGACTGAAAATGTACATTAGGGCAGAAAGCAAACGGACTCAGCAGATAATGACGACAGTTTTAAAACCACATTTACACTGCCCAAATATACATGGTTCATCACCCTGTCTCCATGCAGTGcctacagaggaaaaaaaaaactgagattgattttttttttttttttttcttttaccaagagaactaataaaaacaatattagTCATCTCAGTTCTGATTTTGCAGGACCTCTTTTCATTTAAGTCCATCTAACCCAGTATCCTGAGACTGGCAGATACAGCGCAATcccacacagagggagagaaagaacggaaagagagagagagagagagaggtgtaccTTGATGGTCACGTTGCCTTTGGTGACTTTCCTCATGTTGAAGCCAACCGTGGGTATCATGTCTTCACTGAACTGGCCGGactgagagagatgggggggagagagagaaaaggaaggtgTGGTGAGGGCAGAGAGCTGCCTTTGCCATCAGAGGGTTACACGTTCAACTACCCCCCTCACAGTATGACACAGTATGACATAGGCAGGGACTGATTGGGTTTAAGATTCCCAACAGAGTGTGGGCGTTTGTGCGAGGCCCTGAAGACCCGTCCACCGCGGGCGTACAGGACACTGTACACCAGGATCTTTCACACTAACCCTCCTCCGCCtcagagcaaaaacacaaaccacgTCAGTGTGGTGAAAAGGGCTCAAACCACACTGGCTGTGCCGTGCAGCGTCTGCTCACGGCTCGGCACCCCCCCCACGGGGTTTTCCAGGCTTACGCCTATAGCCCGATACGGTCTTCTCTAACCGACCAATCACTGGTCTACGGCAGGCCACGCCCTTTGGCAGAGGATTGTCGGGGCCCCTCGTATTGGTCTGTCAGACGCTGACAAAATGCCACCTCTAGGCTGGCTCTTCAGATGCTCGACATGGCACGAGTAACCACGGTGACGGTACGCTCCAAAACATTCTCAGACTCTCGCCGATGAGACATTTTAAAGGTCACACGGAGCAAAATGATAaaagcataaagaaaaaaaaacctgaaaaccCCCCAGAATTATAAACAGAAAAACGATCATGCTGTGCAAATCACTCGGcgtataataaaaaaaaaaatgatttcacaaTGAAGCTACGGGCAAAGTTGCAGACAGGAACATCAGTCACTTGTTGAATCACGACCAGGTTGGAGCGAAGCTGGGTGTGAGGCCACACATGTGAGGTCTTGCAGAACAGGAAAGACACCTGCCGCGCTGAGCAATTTACAGAAATTGCCGTTTCAAAACAGATGGGTTTTCTTTACCGCGGCTGAGTGTAAGCAAGTTCCAGTAGCAAATTTTAGGCGGCTTTGGggtggtgagtgtgtctgtgaacagagGTGCGAAGCTTTTGGATGTCATTAACCACAGAAAACAAGCAGCGGTTCGCGTTAAAAATTatgttgtgttaaaaaaaaaaaaatgttgtgttttcacaaagGAAGGTTTCACCTCAAACCATGCATTTTCCCCTCCCTGTAGCTGAGCAGGTCTAAGCTATGAGACAGAAAGGAAGGAGAGGCTGTCATAATGGAAACAAAGCATGGGTGCTTCTCTCCTGTGACTGTGCCCCTGTGGCTGGCACAGGTCCCACTCAGCAGGGCACATGATCAGTCCAGTCACCTGAGCAGGAAACTCACTCAGTGGGAAGTGGCTGTGAACATCTTGTGACTGCATTCAGGAACTCCTGCATCCttcaagcatacacacacacacacacacacacacacaagcgcgcgcacacgcacgcgcacacacacacaagcacgcgcgcaaacacatacacacacacacgcacccttcACAAGATTTACATCTGTGCTATACGACATAGCCTTTCACTTCCAAACCACTGACACAAATCTTTATCACGAACACTAAACAGCACtttaacagctgttttaaaaataagaaaagcgTAAAACATTCACTTCCTCATGCTTAAGGATTTGCATTGTACTTCTTAACATAACAACCTCAGAAAGGCAAGCATATCAATATTGTCCACGGCTTTAGAAATCCAGGAGGCTGGATGAGGTAGCAAGGACAGAAGTCAGCTGAcgaccttaaaaaaaagagatgttacTAGTCCAGCAAGATTCCAGTTCATCTCAAAAAGCTGACTTGTCACCTGACTGGTGAGTCAATCTTTTTCCAGAAGCAGCAACCATCAGAAGAGCTAAAAATGCTACTTCATGATGGTGTTCTCTGCATTTCGATTATTttctaaagcaaaaaaaaaaaaaatcggttgAGCTGCAACATCTTCTTTAGACAAGTTGACAAGTTCTGATGTTCAAACAAACAGTGGCATAATatggttttctttctctctctctctttcacacacacagacacacagacacacacacacacacacacacatttcaaaaccttacatttaaaaaaaaaaccatgaaaacattttacacGAGACAGCGTCTTtacatttaaccaaaaaaaaaacaaaaacaaaaaaaccaaatgtcATTTTAGTCTCACCGATACATACCCTATTCTAAACTATTCACAACGTGAGGTCTGGACTGATGTCAGGAG
This window encodes:
- the arl8ba gene encoding ADP-ribosylation factor-like protein 8B-A is translated as MLALINRLLDWFRSLFWKEEMELTLVGLQYSGKTTFVNVIASGQFSEDMIPTVGFNMRKVTKGNVTIKIWDIGGQPRFRSMWERYCRGVNAIVYMVDAADRDKVEASRNELHNLLDKPQLQGIPVLVLGNKRDLPNALDEKQLIEKMNLAAIQDREICCYSISCKEKDNIDITLQWLIQHSKSRRS